The Peromyscus eremicus chromosome 2, PerEre_H2_v1, whole genome shotgun sequence genome includes the window AAAGGTGACACAGGAGACGGGAGATGGATCAGTCAATGAAGTGCGGTGGTGCTGAGCGCTGGGGTTGGATCTCTAGCACCCATGCAGAAAGCCTGGAGCAGCTGGGTACAGTGGCggacaccttcaatcccagcacgtGAGGagcagaggcacaggcaggaggatctctgtgaactgCTCTACACACAGAGCTCCAAGACAGGAGGACCCATGGAACTTTTTGGCTAATTAGTCTAGCTAAATCAGCAGTGAAACAGCAGAGGATTGTGGGTACCTGATAACATCTGGCCTACACACGGTAATATAGCAAGAATTCATTTTAAGAGTACGGTGTGTTTGTTCCTGTAGCAGAAGGTAGTGTTGACTACACACAAAGAGCCAAGACACCCATAGCAAAGGGTGTGGCTGGCCCAGGTGTCCTGGAAGATTCAAGCCCAGGCAATGGAGTTGCCTGAGATCCTCCAGCCTGTCTAATCACTCAGAGGTACTGGGAGTGAGGGGTCATAGACAGGAGCTAGGTGCTTCCACAAAAACTAGGAGGGCTTACAGGTACTGTCTGAGGCCTGCTGTTATAGCGAAAAGCAAATGAGAAAAACGTGCTGCCATCAGCCCTCTATCTCAGAGCTGGGTTTCAGGGAAGGGAACTGTAAGCATAAAGCCTAACCCCCAACCCTGTTGCTCTTAAGGCATCAAGAGTTGTTCAGTTTATATTTTCCAAAACTAAAGCTCCATGCTCTGGTGGGGAGGAAGGAGCTCACCCAACTGCCTGGCTGGTACCAATGCTGTAGTCTGAAGACAGAAAGGCACAGAAGTCAGTAATAAGGCTGTTGACTCAGCATGTGGTCcctaacctctgacctctgatctccaggttaCCACTGAACACCCCGATTTCATCCTCAAACTTAGGAACATCTACAGTTACTAGACCAGATATGTTCCTACAGACACAGGTCAACAAAGCAAATATTCTGAGCCCCAAATAGAAGGGGACATGAAGGTCTTCAGCCTGGGCCTTTCTTACAGGAGTCCCTATGGTTGGAAGTGAGGTAATTTGAGGTCTGTCCCTGAGAGGTGTGGCCATCCAAGACCAAGTATGGCTAGAGTGAGTGAGAGGCAAGCAGGACAGGGCGTGGTGGTTTGTAGGAAGGCCCTGGCGGAGCCTCTTCCAGCTCCAGAGAGCACAGCAGTGTCCACCCAGGGTGAGCCCTTCCTCTAGGACACCACAGTTCTCTTGGGGGCTGCAGCCGGCCTGTGGCAGGTGAGGTACAGCTGCAGCTGGCTTCTTAGGCTCTGGATGCACTTGGACTTCAAGGCCATGATTTCATCCAGCTGGGTCACGAAATCTTCAAAATCCTAAGGAACAGGACAAGTGGAGGTTTTTCTCTTGATGACCCTTATCTTTTCTAGTCTTGTTTTTTtgtgtaaagtttttttttaatgtgtatgaatgttttgtctacataCCATGGTGACATACTTGGTGATACTCATGGAATTTAGAAGAGGacgtcagatctcctgggactggagttctggatggttgtgagttaccctgtgggtgctaggaaccaaacctgggtcctctacaagggcTATGAGCACTGTTAACTACTGAGCTTGCTCTCCAGTCCCCTAGTCCATCTTCTTGAAAGGACCTTAGACATTTCCATGGCTTGGGATGGGGCCTCATTCTTGAGACACTTCATTAGTGGAGGCTATATTCTGCCAAGGGGTGCTTACAAAGCTTTGAGTCTGCAGGTTGTATGTAAGCAGCAAGATGGTCACTGCTACAGTAATCGCAGGGAGGAGCCCCCCAACAAACCTTTAGGAAGGCAGAATGACTAAGGACAGAGGCTGGAAAGCACTTAGCTTGGTGGTGAGCAGTGTAGCACTGTTTTCCACCTCTACCCAGACCCTCTGAGGGCCACAAGGCCTCAGCAGTGAGTACACAACAGCAGAACTTTGTGTCATGAATACCACAGCAAACATGACCATCAACCCAACCACAAGCTAGTTGTCAATAGCTCATGTGGCTATTCTACTTACATTAGACTCCATCTGGGCCATTAAGGTCTCCTCCTTGAAGTCCAGCTCAGCCATTTCATCCAGCTGTTCCTGGTGTGCACGGAGGACCACTTGCCTAGGAACATATAGAAGAAACTGACCCTTCTGGTTTCCCATACTCAGGGATACCCTTTGGAAATTGAACCTCATTTTTACACTAGGAGCTACCTCTGCCCAGTGTGGTAAGGCCAGCAGGCCACTCCTTGCTTTCTCCTCTGTTCTGCTTTCAGAACTAGTCAAGGGGTTGGGGAAGTACCCACAAGATGCAGGAAGAGACACACTTCTCTGGCTGTCCCTGCTTCCTCAGCTGCTGCTTAGGGGCTTCCTTGAGAGAGGCCATAAAGCTGTAACAGCTGGTGCATCTGGTACAAGGTCTGCTCTTATTTCTACTTATGGAGGGTCCAGGACCAAAGCAGGTCAGGGCTAAAAGCTGACTATCTACCTCTGGTCAGACTGGAATGACTAGTTAGAGAACACAATGGGAGCACCAAGTCTGCCCACTAAAGAGGCAAGCAAACTGGAAAGAGCATGGGGTGTTGAAGGGGCTTAAATCTTAAGACAAAGTCCTACTTACTGTGCCTGCTCCAGTGTAAGTGGACAGAGTGTCCCTGAGGCCTTGGGAGAACAGCTGCGGACCACAGGAGGGTCTGATGCTAAGCACCTTGAGATTGGCCTGCGCTTGAGCCACAAGATGTCCTTGTAAGAGGGCTTGCTGGAGTCTGTGGAGGAAACAAGCTCCTGCCAGCTGAACCTTGCAGCATGTTTTCTCTCCTGGGCCCAAGGATCGCCCACTACATCATTACTTCCTGTAGATGAGGTGAACAAAGGTGTAGAAAAGGGTACCCCAGCCTGTATGACGGAGAAGGGCTTTCTTGGGAACGGCAAGGAGCCCCTCAGTTCAGTCTCTTCAGCCTTGTCATCGTGTGGTTCACCATGGTCCTGGGGCAGGAGTGCAGGCCTTCTGCTCTGGCAGGCCTCCCTATTGGGCAGTCTGTCAGGTGACTGCTGATGGATGGGGGACGGGGACAGAGCTGGAAGATCACCACTTGGCCGATTGTCAGGGGGAGAAGAGGACAGCCACAGGTGCGTGGTTGCTGAGGACACTGGCAAGGCGGCCTCTTGATTGTAAGGTGATACTGTGTGTCCCACTGCGGGCCCTCCTACGATCTCAGCCATGAGACCATGCCCAGCTCTATCCTGGACAATCTGCTCCAAGGAAGGAGAGTCCTCCTGACTGGGGGTCTCCAGGAGGGACATAGTGAGAGGAGCCATGAGTCCAGAAGCATTTGCAGAGCACATATGTAACTGCTCTCCTGAGTCCTCTTGGAAAGGAGCACTGTTGTTCACTGTTCCTGGCGTCCGAGTCACTTTGTCTTCACTGACTTCTCTCAATGGTGTGGAGACTCTGTCTCTTTGGTCTGGGGATCCAGAAACTGCAATGTGGGACAGTGGGAAAGACAGCCCATCTTCTGGGGATGGCAAGCTACCCTCAGCCTGCCCAGGAACCTCATTTCTGAAGGCCTCCAGTCTGATGTCAAAGGCTTGAGCTCCACCCATTTCTTGGTGATGCACAAAATCTACCTGTGGGGAGGAAGGCTTCTGGGCCACATTGTCCTTGGGAGAAGgccctgaggaggcagagtcTTCCTCCTTGCTCCAGTCCGAGCACACTTTACTCGGGCTGTTGCTCTGCTTGAGTGTTCCTCTGCTGTGGTGCATGATGGGGTCCCTGGAACACGGCCAGCTGTCAGTTGGGCCCCTCTCCTCACCATCTGTCTCAGAGCTGAACCGCAAACACTGCTGCCTTTCTGCCAGCTGCCCCTCAGGGCTGTGCTCGCTGCTCTGATGAAGGAAGAATGACCTCCCACTCTTCTCTACGggggccctctgcatgtgtgagaAAGAATCCTCACTGAAATCGCTGTCATCCAGGTCCTCCGTCTGGGCTCCATCATGGCTCTCAGGATTAGAGTGGAGGGGAGAAACGGTCTCACTCGGGAGCTGACCTTCTGAGGGCCTGTGGTGACATAAAAGCCTTTCTAGTGGTTGGTAGTTTAGCTTCTGCTTGAGGAGTGGTGGCTGCTGGAACTGCTGGTGGTAAAATCGCAAatgctcttccctttccttctgctgGGGAAGGGAGTTTGTCCAAGCTTCAGGGGCAAGCCTGGCAGGTGTGCCCACCTCGCTGTCCCGACTGGCTTCTAAGTGGTGGCTGGTGCCAGGGAGCTGAGCTCGTGACAGAAGCTGCTTCTGCACTGGCTGCACCGGCTGCACCTTCTTGCCTCTGGCAGGCAGCCTGACGCGAAGTAGGCCTTCTCTTGGGCCCGAGGCCCTGCTCTCCCACCCAATGGCAGTCTTGCTGCCAATCTGACTTTTCTCGGGGCGCAATGGTGCTGACTCTTCTGCTCCCTTTTTGATCAAATGGCCAGACCTCATGGGTCCTTTCCAAGGGCTGGCCTTCATGCCCCACTCTGAGGCAGGACTCCCTTGGGAGCTACCCCCTTTGCTGGGGGTTTTAGGTCCAGAGGCAAAGGGGATATTGGGAGTGTGGCTGGCCAAAGGGTGGGCTTTAACTCTTGTGGGGCTTGGGGCCATAGCAAGTGACTGCTGAAGCCCCAGTTTAACTTTTTTTGGGGAGCACTTGTCCCCTGGCAGGGCAACAGGGGAGCTCTGAATTCGTTTTGGAGAGGAGTTTGCAGATGTCCGATTTCGACTAGTGGCTGAAGCACAACACTTAAGGCCTTTCTTTAGTTCCTTCACCCTGCAAATAATCATTTAACGTTACTGTAGATTCTTCTATGTCTGTGATTCCTTTCCTACAGCTTTCAGGGAATGAAAACAACACACAAGGGAAGTATGGCAAGGACTGAGTTCGTTCTTGCTCTGGGAGAGTGTTATGGAATAATACTTTAACTAGGAAAAGTgtgacatttgtttatgctatggaatatttaactatgtgaagatgtgtggcatttgtttgtgctgcatttgtttaactatgtgaagatgtgctgcatttgtttcaccttgcctgcctaagacacctgattggtttaataaaaagctcaatggccaatagctaggcaggagaggaataGGCAGGGTTGATAGGAAAGGttgacaggaagagagaataagtaggaggagaaatctaggctcaagagaggaggaaaagaggatgagggagaaagagaggggcatGCTTAGGGCCAGAAACCAGGGAGCTGCTAGTaagccagccagccacggagacagcaggaaagtaagatataaagagctgggcatggtggtgcaggcatTTAATCCCACccttgggagggaggggcaggcagatctctgtgagttcgaggtcagtctggtctacagagtgagttacaagacagccagggttgttacatagagaaaccctatcttgaaaaataaaaacaaaaacaagatatacagaaaaaggaaggaaggaaggaaggaagcaaggaaggaagaaagaaagaaaaaagaaaggtaaaaggccctgaggcaaaatgtatgctgaagagaaacagattaagttataagagctagcaagaaacgagcctaagctaaggctgagctgctgctgctgctttttttgggggggaggagggggtttgtttgtttttttggtttttttgagacagggtttctctgtttctctgtgtagctttggagcccttcctgaaactcactctgtagcccaggctggcctcgaactcacagagattctcttgcctctgccttccgattgctgggattaaaggcatgtgccaccaccaccaccaggctaaggctgagcattcttAACTAGTAAGtccctgtgtcatgatttgggagctggatgatggcccaaaagaaaaagcctgctacatttgGCATTCCAGCATGAGGCCCAAatttccacatagggcctgaCACAGCTGGGAAAAAAAGCCAGCATGTTAAGTAGAAACAGCGTGCTGGGTAGGGATGCAGAAACAAGCATCCCAGAGCTGGGGCGAttgaatgcagtttctggtttaaaAACATGCCTCTCAGGCAGGCCCACAGGGCTTAGAGCTCATCTCTCATGGACCCCAGGAGGGGGCAGGGCCAGCTGCCAGAGCCATTCAAGGTTGACAGAAATCAGGTTTGATTggaaagaccccctgaaaattctggctacagacataaagaaataaacctagaaaaactatgagacaggtgacatatattttacctgctcaaacataaaacaaaaatcttcatccggcttgtgtacaacacacagtccatacttgtattaatgcagacaTGTATgctacctttgaaagtttgtgtgttttcagaacaagggggccagacac containing:
- the Kif24 gene encoding kinesin-like protein KIF24, coding for MASWLYECLCEAELAQYYPHFTALGLQKIDELAKVTMKDYSRLGVHDMNDRKRLFQLIKIIKIMQEEDKALSSPEHPLQTSNLYTKPREFRSGPRRQLHFDSPADSKARTASSEICDLSDLSVEEQATYLNVLGPMLPDESRDQTKIRALNASAAGVYMQTETSIPFFSSNYFSPKLGNSDIPVIQRVSHVSGYNYGIPHSCGRQITSENPWTEMEKIRVCVRKRPLGVREIRRGEVNIITVEDKETLLVHEKKEAVDLTQYILQHVFYFDEVFGEACTNRDVYLKTAHPLIQHVFNGGNATCFAYGQTGAGKTYTMIGTHQNPGLYALAAKDIFRQLKVSQSRSNLFVWISFYEIYCGQLYDLLNRRKRLFAREDSKHVVQIAGLRELQVDSVELLLQVILKGSKERSTGATGVNADSSRSHAIIQIQIKDSAKRTFGRISFIDLAGSERAADARDSDRQTKMEGAEINQSLLALKECIRALDQEHTHTPFRQSKLTQVLKDSFIGNAKTCMIANISPSHIATEHTLNTLRYADRVKELKKGLKCCASATSRNRTSANSSPKRIQSSPVALPGDKCSPKKVKLGLQQSLAMAPSPTRVKAHPLASHTPNIPFASGPKTPSKGGSSQGSPASEWGMKASPWKGPMRSGHLIKKGAEESAPLRPEKSQIGSKTAIGWESRASGPREGLLRVRLPARGKKVQPVQPVQKQLLSRAQLPGTSHHLEASRDSEVGTPARLAPEAWTNSLPQQKEREEHLRFYHQQFQQPPLLKQKLNYQPLERLLCHHRPSEGQLPSETVSPLHSNPESHDGAQTEDLDDSDFSEDSFSHMQRAPVEKSGRSFFLHQSSEHSPEGQLAERQQCLRFSSETDGEERGPTDSWPCSRDPIMHHSRGTLKQSNSPSKVCSDWSKEEDSASSGPSPKDNVAQKPSSPQVDFVHHQEMGGAQAFDIRLEAFRNEVPGQAEGSLPSPEDGLSFPLSHIAVSGSPDQRDRVSTPLREVSEDKVTRTPGTVNNSAPFQEDSGEQLHMCSANASGLMAPLTMSLLETPSQEDSPSLEQIVQDRAGHGLMAEIVGGPAVGHTVSPYNQEAALPVSSATTHLWLSSSPPDNRPSGDLPALSPSPIHQQSPDRLPNREACQSRRPALLPQDHGEPHDDKAEETELRGSLPFPRKPFSVIQAGVPFSTPLFTSSTGSNDVVGDPWAQERKHAARFSWQELVSSTDSSKPSYKDILWLKRRPISRCLASDPPVVRSCSPKASGTLCPLTLEQAQQVVLRAHQEQLDEMAELDFKEETLMAQMESNDFEDFVTQLDEIMALKSKCIQSLRSQLQLYLTCHRPAAAPKRTVVS